In the Bacteroidota bacterium genome, one interval contains:
- a CDS encoding metallophosphoesterase — protein MNKRAIAIFFSVFFSLYGLINYYIFIRGWQALEVVSTARPYYLALFLPISLSYIVGKFVERRKVSLFTDILIWVGSFWFAFILYYFLSIVLLDVVRGGGRLIGMFGTDAMMYPMLKLWVFAAVNLIVFAVIGYGYWNAKRIKIKSFDLEIEKPNAVAPTLNIVMASDIHLGTLIGRKPTRRIVEAINSLKPDVILLPGDIIDSEVEPVVKQDLGKVLKELRAKYGVYGVTGNHEYIGGVEEAVDYIRAHDVDLLRDEIREIAGVVIVGREDRSAGKHRKPLRELLEAVDRSKPILLMDHQPAKLHEPVENGVDLQVSGHTHRGQLWPLNFITRRVYELDWGYKRKGKTHLYVSSGVGTWGPPTKVGNDAEIVQLRLRFVG, from the coding sequence ATGAATAAACGAGCGATTGCGATCTTTTTTTCAGTGTTTTTCAGCCTCTACGGGCTTATCAATTATTATATCTTCATACGTGGTTGGCAAGCATTAGAAGTAGTATCTACCGCTCGGCCATACTATCTCGCACTGTTTCTGCCGATCTCGTTAAGCTACATCGTTGGGAAGTTTGTCGAGCGGCGAAAAGTGTCACTGTTTACGGATATTCTCATCTGGGTCGGATCCTTCTGGTTTGCGTTCATATTGTATTATTTCCTCTCGATCGTGCTCCTCGATGTCGTTCGAGGAGGTGGGCGGTTGATCGGAATGTTTGGCACAGATGCAATGATGTACCCGATGCTCAAACTATGGGTCTTCGCTGCGGTAAACCTGATTGTATTTGCGGTCATCGGATATGGGTACTGGAACGCGAAGCGCATCAAGATCAAGTCATTCGATTTGGAAATAGAGAAGCCCAATGCGGTCGCGCCAACGCTGAATATTGTGATGGCGAGTGACATCCATCTCGGCACACTTATCGGCCGCAAGCCGACGAGAAGGATCGTTGAGGCCATCAACTCGCTCAAGCCGGATGTTATCCTACTACCCGGCGATATCATTGATAGTGAGGTCGAACCCGTCGTCAAGCAGGATCTGGGTAAAGTACTCAAAGAGTTACGTGCGAAGTATGGTGTATACGGTGTAACGGGGAATCACGAATACATCGGCGGTGTCGAGGAAGCGGTCGATTACATTCGTGCACACGACGTTGATCTGCTCCGGGATGAAATTCGTGAAATCGCAGGTGTTGTGATCGTCGGTCGCGAGGATCGTTCGGCGGGCAAACATCGCAAGCCGCTTCGTGAACTGCTCGAAGCCGTCGATCGATCGAAACCGATCCTCCTGATGGATCACCAACCCGCGAAACTGCACGAACCGGTCGAGAACGGTGTCGATCTGCAAGTATCGGGACATACGCATCGTGGTCAGTTATGGCCGTTGAATTTTATTACTCGACGTGTGTACGAACTTGATTGGGGATACAAGCGAAAAGGGAAGACGCATCTCTATGTATCAAGCGGGGTTGGCACATGGGGACCGCCGACCAAGGTTGGTAACGATGCGGAGATCGTGCAACTGCGACTCCGTTTTGTCGGCTGA
- the pgeF gene encoding peptidoglycan editing factor PgeF, producing the protein MSLSNELRPIIPTIFADGIVAAQSTREGGVSPLPYGLNLSSHVGDELENVLENRRRFYLHIGIPSDSRIVYQNQIHSANVTMVSGSEGIVPNSDALVTSEQGVFLAVSIADCTPVLLHDPVTNIIAAVHAGWRGTEQLIALATVRRMIELGAEAEHIRAFIGASASGERYEVGSEVATLFEKSYYTEMPNGKCMLDVKKANRDQLLIAGLLQEHIEISPRCTIGDDALHSYRRDGKRSGRMFAVIGRV; encoded by the coding sequence ATGTCACTGAGTAACGAGCTCCGGCCGATCATCCCTACTATCTTTGCAGACGGCATCGTCGCTGCACAAAGTACCCGCGAGGGCGGCGTGTCGCCATTACCGTACGGCCTGAACCTGTCGAGCCATGTCGGCGACGAGTTGGAGAATGTGCTGGAGAATCGTCGGCGCTTCTACTTGCATATCGGCATTCCCTCGGATTCGCGGATAGTATATCAGAATCAAATACATAGTGCGAACGTCACAATGGTCAGTGGCAGCGAAGGCATTGTGCCCAACTCCGATGCGCTGGTTACGAGCGAGCAAGGGGTCTTTCTTGCCGTAAGCATTGCCGATTGTACGCCGGTACTCTTACACGATCCCGTCACGAATATCATAGCAGCCGTGCATGCCGGTTGGCGCGGGACGGAGCAGCTTATCGCATTAGCAACGGTTCGCAGAATGATCGAGCTCGGCGCCGAGGCGGAGCATATCCGTGCGTTCATCGGCGCGTCGGCGTCGGGCGAGCGATATGAAGTCGGTTCGGAAGTTGCGACACTCTTCGAAAAGAGCTATTATACCGAGATGCCGAACGGGAAGTGTATGCTCGATGTGAAGAAAGCCAATCGCGATCAACTGCTCATTGCCGGGTTGCTTCAGGAGCATATCGAGATTTCTCCGCGCTGCACGATCGGCGACGATGCGCTCCACTCCTATCGCCGCGACGGCAAACGTTCGGGAAGGATGTTTGCCGTGATCGGAAGAGTGTGA
- a CDS encoding MtnX-like HAD-IB family phosphatase encodes MYRIYCDFDATVTVNDVWDSLFRTFGKPNAFTVWQKLNTGEYTAAQCIAEACATVENGDPAIFAEMFGAQPLREGFLEFVHFCRQQGIEIRIVSDGFSMYIRPILERNGLDIPFYANTVELTDSGTLSVAFDNGRESCWRCGACKCGAIATTSADEDTIVYIGDGYSDVCPIDIADVVFARDMLRGFCGRKGIPYHPFEDFHTVTEILKTYLVERPKYKRKEAEKNRRKLYVTE; translated from the coding sequence ATGTACCGTATCTATTGCGACTTCGACGCGACCGTAACGGTGAACGACGTCTGGGATTCTCTTTTCCGTACGTTCGGGAAGCCGAATGCATTTACGGTTTGGCAGAAGCTCAATACAGGCGAGTACACAGCCGCACAGTGTATTGCCGAGGCCTGTGCGACCGTCGAGAATGGCGATCCCGCTATATTCGCCGAGATGTTCGGCGCGCAGCCGTTGCGTGAGGGGTTTTTAGAATTTGTGCACTTCTGCCGACAGCAGGGCATCGAGATCCGAATTGTCAGCGATGGGTTTAGTATGTACATTCGACCGATCCTGGAGCGCAACGGGCTCGACATCCCGTTCTATGCAAATACGGTCGAGCTTACGGATTCAGGTACGCTCTCGGTCGCGTTCGATAACGGACGCGAGTCGTGCTGGCGCTGCGGCGCGTGCAAGTGCGGGGCCATTGCGACGACCAGTGCGGATGAGGATACGATCGTGTATATCGGCGATGGGTACTCGGATGTTTGTCCGATCGACATTGCGGACGTCGTCTTTGCCCGCGATATGCTTCGAGGTTTTTGCGGACGCAAAGGCATCCCGTATCATCCGTTCGAAGATTTTCATACGGTGACAGAGATTTTAAAAACCTATCTCGTCGAACGGCCGAAGTACAAACGGAAAGAAGCAGAAAAGAACCGACGCAAATTATATGTCACTGAGTAA